CCTCTTCCACAGAGAGTTATTACTCTTGTAGGTACTATTTTCCCTAATCCATGCCAATAATCAAATTACTAtacaataaattaatttctCTATAATATACCACTCCTCTTCCACAAAGTAAATATAAAACTTTGTAGGCAATTATCTTTAACCTATACGGTTATAGGATCTGgaatattgttataaaattcCGTAGAATTTACTAAAAGTtaatattgtttacattatttcataatgaaataatatctatatactaTAAGCCTAATGACTGTAAAAATAATCCAAAAGTCTTATAAGACCGTACGAGTAGTCTCCCTTATTTGTATACTAACTTTGCTCTATACTTTAAGCTATCTATCCAATGGTTATGAAAAGGCGCATGTATACACCAATGCCGACGGGCTAGAACTGTCGAAACAGCGATGCACGCCGCCTTTTATAACCTTCGGTCCTCACCATGTGAGGACGTCCTCACCAGATGAGGCAAATTCCTCATCCGATGAGGAAAATATCCATATAAGGAAAAACGTGACCTCACGTGCGGGGTCAACAGTAGCATTTACTACGACCGAGCAGCCGTGTCTAGACGATTCCTTCCGCAACATAGTGCGGGAATCTAtcgattaaaatacatatttaacaataaaaatgtaccTCTATAATATAAGTAAAACCTTTCTTATTACATTTATAGACTATTATAAACTATAGAATACTGAAAGCGAACTATTACAACCGTACGCTTCCGAAGTAGTTCTCTCATGACGTTACATTGCTCGCCATGTTGAGAGTGGGAACGGGATGAACTAAGATAAAACAAACCATGAGTTCAGACGTTTATAACCCGTAAGTAATAAAACTATCATTGCGAAAATGATCTATGAACTCATAAGTTTTATGTAACTAGTAATAGTATATATCAATAGTTTGATATAGACATGGCTTCAGTggtttgtatatttgttattttattttaagagGAGTAGAAAAATGAAGCATCGAGGCGACAAAATTAACATAGACATCTGTAGCTTTTTATTCATCGTACTACACGATATTACAAATATTGAAcagtttgtttgtgtttgatGTTATATGGATCCAAGTTAAGAAATTCaaagaatattgaaaatattgccTTTATATACCCTATTGTTGCTTTCAACTACTTAACTTCAGCATGTACAGTGCAATCTGATCCCCTGACCAGCATGTAAGCTTTAGTTTTAACAATAGATTTCATTTTATAGAAACATATGGGTATTATCTTGTTTATTTCAGAACAATACATTCAAACCAATCAGATCAAGTTTTGGGAGATTTCATTTGGACTTTGCTATGGCAGGCAATGGAGCTGTGGTTTCGGGTCCACAGGGAGGTTACCCTGTAGAAATATTTCCCGGCGGTTTTGATGAGAAATTTCGTTGCAACTCTTGTACAATGATATTGAGAGATCCTGTACAGTCTTTCTGTGGTCATAGATTCTGTAAGAGCTGTATCCAGGGGGTCATCAGGTAGGCCAGGAATATAAGTTCATCTTAATGAcaacatgtttatttataatcTTGTATTCCTTATAAAAAAGTGTTTCCTTTCAAATAGATTTAAGTATTTGCATAAAATTGACACTTGTTGAAATGCTATATTATAAAATtgtgaatgatttttttttctcttataatttgttttttacctttccgaaacggcttttgatttttaaaatgggaatataaTAACGAgaacaataattttgtagtagtcacaaaagtttttaactttaccAATAAAAACAACTTACACGTCAATACATCACCATGCATACAGaacaaaattgattaaaaaaaataaaataaattactttttctTATCGCGTGACCCTACTTAATTATACTCCGACTACATCTCTAATATGCCAATAGTCGCGGATACATTTGAATATCACGTAACGACAGAATCCGTCAAAAACAGACGAAATACCTCCTCACTGCTTATTCATATATTACTCAGgaaatcttgacaaattgttTGTGGATGTTTGTAACCATCTATCTGTAGGGTCCTATCGGAACTATATTTTCGATAATTTATTAAAGGTTTCTTTAAGAaactcttttattttttttatgctCCCCGAAATGTAATGGGCCTTGTAAATTAATAAAACCTAGTTATGAAActatattgtaatataaatgcaaaaaaaatatataccacattctattgttatatttgaagatttcatgtgatttaaatatagatatataaataacacaCTTGGCAACATTTCAACATTAGAGCTTTACACTTCTACCTACTATATATACACCTATACATTAACCTATATATAAGTATTGTGAACCTTTGTTACTTACTACCATTGATTGGGTTTACCAGCAGTTTTAAATATCCGTGAACTGACTTTAAGggtatataataataaagtatttctcaatattttgtggATCAAATAATTAGGAAATCATAAAAATACCATACCTGCTCAAATAACCaactatacatacatatagtAAGTTCTCAAAGTTAGCTATAAAAGTAATTGTAAAACCTTCTAgacattaaaataacattttcaatgatattttttttttttcaaatctctTGTCTTATagaattcttttttattttctttcccATTCTTGCCATATATTTAATGTAGCCCGTTGAGAGAAAGTGGCATTATATGCAAATCGGTTATTTGTATGTTGGTGTAATCTACAGGCAAGGTTGAAAGAGTCCAGTGTCAGTCCTGTATAAATGAAGGTGCCGGCGATGATGATGACTACAGCATTCTCAAGGAAGAACAggtacattattttttaatgagaCTATTTTCACTCATAGGTGccttttgacattttttttttgggggggggggggatttgtAGATAGGGAAGATAATTTCCATGAGTTAAAATGCATTTTGAGGGAgattagattaaaaaaaaccgAAATAATTTTGATTCAAAGAATCCATACCAAAAACCCTGAATGATTGTGAAGGTTTTGAATGTTGTGTCATATGTGTTGAAAACCCAATATCAAAGAGTTGTTTCTTTGACCTGCATGATTGACCACAATATAAACCAATATGTATTCCAAATGTAATGCTTATATTGATTATGATATTTTGTGTCTTTATAAGTTAAAATACTAGAATACACAAGTAAATTATCACCTAGAATACAAACAAAAGTTAAGAGCAGTTAACTTGTGATCACCATTATCAAGATCGATTTGACTAAATAGACAAACAAAGGGAGATCGAATCCAAACAGCCGcatcttgaaaacattttgaacttcttctagttcattttttatttaaacatatttcaggccataaaaaatgtctgtttaggttTACCCGACCAACCCTTATTTTTTACCcctgaccctattttttttctccacttttctacaaaataaatttttaaaagatcCTCCCAACCGTACGACCGTATTTTTTTGCCAAAGTAACCCTAAACAGAAATTTTTTGGCCTTATTggaatattttacatacataaatattatatatatttcaacatatttACAGATGTTTCCTGATAATGGAGTACGACGAGAAATGGCCAATAAGGAGGTGAAATGTATCAACCCAGGTTGTAGTTGGACTGATGCTTTCAAAAACTATGATGTATGTACACTGTGGTGACTTATAATATACTAGGTTTCTTAGGGTAGCTAGGTTTCAGTATCTGTTATAGCTTTGAATTTGATCAaaagaaaaatgtataaattttaaatgaaagtCTTCTTAGAGAGTAATATCAGTGAGAAATCTCATTGGCATAAGCTTTAGCAGATACTTtaacttaaaacatatttttatttaccaaaaGGAAAAAAGGATCTGGCATAAGTTATGACAACTTATGAAGCCATCtccttacaaagttacaaatacataacataaaaaaacgataacttacattaacatacagatatttatatatacatttatgccGGATCTAATGAAAATATGCAGTTTATCAAAGACATCACAATTTACTTCCAAACAATAATAAATCAAGAAATCTAAATTAACAGTGGAAAAGTTAAATTGAGATTTTATATTCCTTTTAGAACAAAATATCTTCAAGGTGGTGTTAATGCATGTCAAATGTAATATGCCAATTACTATTCtccaaattataaaatgatactGCACATGTACATATACGCGTTTTGGTATTATCAACCTTTAGTTCAAATTGATTTTGGACAGAAAAGAATCAATAAGCtcaaactttattttgaacagaaaaaaattacagagttagcttGAAATGGATTTTTCAGAATTATTACAGTGGTTTTTATGTTTTTAGAAAATTATCACATTAATATTTGTCACCAAATTTCTGGTGTAAAAGCAGTAAATTATGGTccatatgtaaaataattttaaaagatttattaaTTTATGGACACCGCCCATCTTTTCATTGTAAAGATGTACATTATCTATAccatatttgataaaaaatttaaaGATAATTGAGAGGGGGGTTATTTGGGCCAAATTTGCACCTTTCTCAAATTTATAAAGCGATGAATCAATATGTAAATTTAAAGAAGTAAaaggtattacatgtatatggtagTGATATCGGTTTGCGTTAAATTAAAATCTGAATTAAAGGCTTGTGAACTTGAGGCCATGAAAAGATTGAGGAAGGTCACTGAACGTGATAGGACGTTTATTGGTTTAGGAAGGGTAATTTACATTGCTGATGCGCCCAATACAATGTCAATATGACAATTGCTTTTACTTCTGAATCCATTAGCGTCATGCAGCTGAATGTGAATATCGACCAATCATCTGCCAAGAATGTAATGCCAAGGTGGAAAAGATCCACATGGAGAAACATCTGAGGGAGAGTTGTATGGGTCGTAAGATCAACTGTAAAACTTGTAACCAAGAAATCGCTCTAAAAGACGAACAAGTAAGTTGTTTTAATGACGGACACTTTGATTTGGATGCCAGCTTTCTTTTGTGGTGActgaattttgtaatttcaatttcaaaacaagtttcaAGATCTTTCACCACTGACAAGTGGTATTTTTCCTCTTATCAAAAATAGGAGTAGATGAATTAGTATAGTTCTTTAGTTTTCAAAAGTTAtgtaatttacaccattaccaccattgaaaagtttgagcttttaattttacttcaaaatagaAAATGCTGATAATAATTAGTTGTGTccgaaaaaaattctgtggcactatgtcctatatggaatgaagtactgattgtgcatgcaccaaaagcaaaataaattatttcatattttgggGGGGTTAATTCGGCATTCATATACATaataaacaccaaatattgttcaaatgatgagtatcgtgtATGCTCTATTgccggtggagcatctttagaaagtaaattgaaatacaatttaCCTTTCTAAAGATGAATATTATGAGGTGGATATTTTGAAATGTGGAGATATATTTAAGCGGATCGAAGATTTTTTATAAGGCTTCAGTAGTAACAAAAAGTTACACTTTTCCTATTCATTAATGGCAAACATTTTGTGACCGTGCATAATTTGTCCTGTTTCATTGCAGAAATATAAGGAAAATGATTGAAAATACCACACATTGTATGTAAAAAACTTAATTGTTATTTACCAAATATGTAATCCAATGATATATGAACGCAAAAATttgatacaaaatttattttctgtttgatattaatatataacattgaGAAATCTATGTATCTGACTTTGTATTGTCTCATATTTCGATTACATCTGGTGAACAATCAATATTATattcatacatgttttatgtacactgtataccaggtatttacaatgtacatgtattattttatgACATGTTTAGTTATTACACAAATTCCAAATCTATTGCAAAAATTCATAATTTTCATATAATGAAGTGAAACTTCTTCCATTGAAACTATTCTTTCAaggtaaaaaaatcaaaattacatGTTATGCCCAAAAATTTTGGTCACTTGATGCAAATTCCATTTCGCAATTTACGGTTTCTTTCTTTATATGGcattgtgtacaggtatatagttTAGAAAGAATCAAGAAATTAAATTTATACGTTCCATGTGTATATTGTAAGTAATTTTTCTTACCTCTCTAACTAATAAACACGCTAATAATGTCTCCTTTTGTATTTCTAGCAACATAACAAAGTTTGTCCTAAAGCTTTGGTGAAGTGTGAAGCCTGTGGAAAGAAGAAAATATTGAGAGAAAAGGTAAAATTTTAAGAGATTCATAACTTAATTGTCTGGTTTCTTTTTTCTGGGCAattgttttatgttaatatatcatacataaaatatatacattaggTACAACAACTAGCctaatgaatattattatagCCCAGTTACTTAAATAAACTCTTTTGGTCCCATTTGTACCAGTTTGGGGCAGACACCAAACCATTTTCTGACGAAATTTGATGAAAAAGttgggggtcttatttgcgaaTGGGTTCATCTGACAACAAATACGGTATATTTACATTAGTTGTGCAGTGAAATTATACTAAGCATCTATTAAAGTagttttgtatatgttttagcTGGCATACCATCAAGAGAAAGAGTGTGCTAACCAGAAGATCAATTGTCCTGTGGGATGTGATCCCGTGAGTATGATTACACCAACTTTTTTTGTGTATGCTTATATTTTGCGGGTATAATAAGTATTCTTGAACATCAGTAGTCGCAAATTACACATGTACAGCAGAAATTAAATTACTATGAAAAAGTATTTTGACATGTTAACGAGGAAATTAGTTGCTgcgaaataataaaaaaacccatcaagAACAATCTGTAATGAAGCACAGTATAataagtacatttgtatttatgttCAAATTTAATCATTctaaataatacatgttttcTTGTGTATATTGATATCAAATGAATTAATGATATTGAATATAAGAACAATAACATCTAACATATTCATTTAATGTGATCTTTTTGACTAAAATTCGTTTTATCTTTACAGTGTGCTTCTTATATAACAACATCATATGATGACTACTTTTTCAGGGCCTGGTTTTATGAAAGtttcttaactttaaggaaatCCTTAACATAAATTTCTCATAGAAAAGGTTTTCCCCTTAACATCTGTTACTTAATGCGTTCTTATGGAGAATTTCaagttaagaaattccttaagttaaggaatgttcatgaaactcaCCCTTGATTTATTTCTATCATGATGTTCGGTATTTGGAGCTACTGATGAGTTATtataatgaatttatttttagaccGAGAAGGATGTCGGAATAAAACTTTAGGATCAAGAGACGTGTCCTTCTTTGTGTACCGTTTTAAGTAGAATAATTATCTTTTGATCTTTTTTCTTTAGGTCGAAAGGGGTGCTTTTGTTGGTCATTTGGAGAGAAAAGCTGGTTTGCATATCCAATGGATGCTACAACAGATCGAAGCACTGGGCCATGAAGTAAACACCAGGATTCAGGCACTAACACCAGTGGAAGAAATCAACCGCTATGGCCAGATGATTACAGTGATCCAGGCCAAACTCCAGGAGCAGGACAACCAGATTCGGGCACTTATGGACCGCAATGCTGACCAGCCAAGGGGTAATAATCAACAGGAAATCATCGCACTCAATAAACAGACAAAAGCATTGGACCTGAAGACAGGAACGTTTGAGGGGATCGTTACAACTCTTCATAGGGAGATCGAGCGGTGTATCACTGCCTTGGATACACTAGAAAGGCACAGGACCGGTGAACAGGAAACAAATGAAGAATTGAAGCGGAAAATACAACAAATGGAAAGAGCAAATTCACTGAAGGATGTCACTATCACGGAACTAGATAGCAGGATCCGGTCGCTGGAGATCGTCAGTTACGAAGGTACCCTGGTATGGAAAATCGCGGAATGGTCCAAACACAGGCGAGAGGCAATGGCTGGTAGAGTTACTAGTTTGTATTCCCCTCATTTCTACACAGGCAGAACGGGCTACCGTCTATGTGCAAGACTTTACCCCAACGGGGATGGTATCGGCAAGAAAACACATGTCTCAGTGTTCTTCGTTGTTGCACGAGGGAACTATGACGCATTGCTATCGTGGCCGTTCATCCAACGCGTGACTTTCATGCTGCTCGACCAGAATAATAGGGATCACGTGGTAGATTCCTTCCGTCCTGACCCGGCCAGTAGCTCCTTTCAGAGACCAACAACGGAGATGAACATTGCCAGTGGGTGTCCGCTGTTTATGCCTCTTAAAAAACTAGAGGAGGTTGGTACCTCTTATGTAAAAGACGATACGTTGTTTTTGAAAATCGTTGTAGACGCTGAAAGGCCCGCGGGAGGAGGAGCAGTGTAGTCTATAAATCGATACCTATTTTATTCCGAGTTAAGTTTCTTAGCAATTGAGAGTGATGTTTTGTTTCTGCCATTTATTCACAACGTTTGTGTATAAAAATAGTTTCTTTAAGAAGGCATAGAATTCTTCAGTATTGGAAAAAATATCGTTTCCCTTTTCCATGTGTACAGATTTATCATTAAGAAATACTGCCCTGcgtgtgtacatgtaaatatgcattataccggtatttttagatttatttattttaagggGGGATCTAAGAGTATGCATTTTTAAATGACtattaaatgtacattgtaaaatgCAAGAAGAAAACTGGAATCATATGTGTTTCGCCGTTTTTAAGATTGCCATTATGATAATTTTTATGATCAATGTCGTCTGAGCAATGATGTTTATGGTCCCAAAGATAAATTGACGAACTGTACGGAAAACGTTGACAGTCAGCATCATAGGATCATCGGAAAATGCTCGCTTATCGTAACTTATGCGCGGGAAAGGCTCGTTGTAATATTTTGGACTAAAATAATTTTTCCTTACCcagagggtgtgacaacaaaaccACAATCCGAGGGGTAATTCACGAATTTCCCTGGGGGTTGTAACTTCGTTTTGACACCCTTATAGGTGGGGAATGGCTCTTTTTCTCTCTTAAACAATAGAAAAAGTTGAGATAATACCATTTTCACCGCGATATGAACATGGATCTGTCGATCACACGTCATGACGTTATGTAATTGTTTTGCCGGAACTGTCATAACTTAGGGGTTCACAGAGAAATTTCTCACGGCTAATATCGGTGACAAATCAATGAATGGTGGGAGAATTTAAGAGATCAACAGTTATGCGCATGCCATGCTCGCTTATATAAACAGTAACTGGAATGCACAGGAAATGTTCGCTTATTTCGGATAAGGAGATCAACAGTTATCATAACGTATGCATAGGAAATACTTGCTTATTTCAACAGTTATGCACAGAAAATGTTCGCTTATTTCAGACTTGGATATCAATAGTTATGTGCAGTTTGCTGTACTCATGTTCACGGCATCAATTCAGAATTTACAGAAATCGGCAGGTTTGTTAAGGTTCCATTGCAAATATGTGATCGTAGATGATTTTGGATTATGCAACGTgggcatttatttttttatatatcaaaaggCTATAGTCTAGCTTTTTTGACCAATTAGAATTTTCAGTTGACGATTTCAGATATTTAAATAACGATATGTATTAATTATTCAATCTTAATTATTCAATCTTGCTTGAACGAACATTTTTATTGGCGTAAAATATAAGCTGCCATTTGCTATTGTAAAAATGGCGTTTGTAACATCGCCGCTGATGGACTAAAGCAACAAATTTACACTTTTATAATGAGTCATTAATTCTACTTTAATAAAGACATAGCTGTTTCATACGGTATTTTCACTTTTCCCTTTAATTTAATAATGTAACAACTTCATTCATCCCTTCTTCCGTAAAGCCATTGTTCatttacattaaacatttgaattaaatatgtctgtatccacTTTTTATGCgtattgtgagtattctttaTAAACCTTGGTTAGCGTACATACTTGCAACAGACTGATAAACTGTATATGTTgacaattaaaaatcaattatatcttggattttgtttttgatatagtACTAGAATGGTGCATTGTACATACATTGCCCTCCAAAACTCTGTTACAATTATGTTAAAATTGCTGATAACTTATCTCTGAGAAAACTtcgaaaataaattaatgagtTAGAAAAGGTAAATAAATTTATGAAGAATATGTACTGATGCATGTATTTACAAGgtttatatatttctatatttttttgcatatttgtaaatattcatgtataacgcaacttttggagggcagtgtatgtAGTCCACTATATGGAttttggatttcgtttttaatGTACAAAGTACATGTTGATGTATTTGTGTAGatgtttatgatatttatgtattaatatatattaacacataaataaatcaaataaacatttatgtattgcttattttttaaatgtttgatatttatcCTAGCGATATCATTCCGATCTTCCCTTTGTTTACACTCCGTTAGTACTGACCGAGTAACGAAGGGAAATAACCCCGGTAAATCAGAATGTCGGTGTGAAATTGTAGCAAAAACGAAATATGTGTACTCACCCTTTTATGTCCCGAACTTCCTTCACTAAATCGAATTCTAACATTGAAACTCTTGTAATTTGCGCATCTGCAAAACAatgtagtaaaaaaaaacccacagtTTTATGGTGTTTGGCAGTAAATGAAACGTATGGTCACTGTAAATGTGTGCAACGGGGCTTATTGGTCATGAAATGGACACGTGTCTCTTTTAATAGTTAAGCTTAACCAGTGTGTTATATGTAACCCCCCTTTAAGAGGATCGCTGCATCAATTCACAGTTTAGATATATATTGACATTGTTTATTTAGGATTCCATTGTAACTCATCCTGGATTCATATTGCTTACGATCACTTGCGATCTCTACACTGCTGGAattagctgcgatgacgtagctctgaacgacggacggaagatttctgacagatggtcgtcgtcagagctacgattccgtcccattgcccgtagtgttgcaaaacatccagcggtgaaaatgttgcatttcatgtgtgtcatgtaattttttaattaaattcaacaatatcaaacatttttaacataaaatgattatttatttacccacctccatgtctaaattatgttttgaagcacttttgaatggctcacatctccgacacggctcacttggccgccatgatgcttctcgttagaaagtctcgcgctccaaatatggcacctagtaccatatatggaatgacctacaaattttcactacgaaataaataaatgttacaaagtttttaacatgaactttaaaaattcttttttgcttaattcttaataatacttacatttgttcagtttcaccatatttattcttagtttgttggcttttttaaacttttaaacatattttacctgttgagtgtttcatttcgtcacggtttccggtaaatcaaacatggcggcgtatttgaacacaattatacatgtgttgtgtttgccttggattttaccactaatagttgatgaaagattataatcgaaaggtttgtgaattgaatattgatcatagttgtcagaacaatacagttacataaggataatacccgaaaaatatatttttatcagtctcaaagtgcccgatgtggatcacatcggggcttgcaacactagcggcaacggggtggaattcataccctgccgggaaccggagtggaggcagggtatgattattcgttctatgCTGGAATATGTTTTAGCAATCTGAATGCTCTGTGTGCGACATCGGATCAATAGATGGTtttgtcctttgatgtacatcaaaagaatcgaatagcGGTACAGAGTATGGCTTTGAAGTTCAGCATCGCTCTCTGTAAAGGGAAGCTATAGGCCTATAATTGCGGGTCAGTATTTTTCTCCTGATCAGCATTCAGGTTTTCCTATGACATGTTCTAGGGGTGTAGAAAACGCGAGAGATCGTAACCCCTTGAAATAGAGGATGATTGCACCTAGGAAATAATATGAGACATAAATGCCCTTCGCCTGAATATTCTTCATCTAGTGGTTTCTGTCATTGTCGTCATATTCACCCCTGGACGATGCCATATAGCAacactgaaggcagttcaggagaaacaCAACTGACTAGTCACAAACCTGCTGAAACTTCCTTAGAAGATTACATAgagtgacgcccaacttcaaagtcacaaaGTCAACCATAatgtaccgttattcgattctttgGATGAACATTAAAGGATCAAATTAACTGTTCATCTGTTGGCGCAGGTAGGGTCTTCAGTTTTGCTACGACATAGTACAGAAGCGtgtattacgacagtgatactAACCTCTGGAATATCGAGGTTTCTCCATTTCGTGATTACTAGCAGGAACTCAATACGTTTTATCATTGTAACTCATCtagaacaaaacaaaagaatCTTCCAAAGTACATATTAATTACAACAAGCAGGATATGGTGTTTTTAAGTTGTCCTCTCTAAAAGTCTTGTATGCTGAACAGTTTCAATGTTTCAACTATTTTGCAATAAACCATTAACCGCGATTTCATTGACAAAACTTTCACA
This genomic window from Argopecten irradians isolate NY chromosome 4, Ai_NY, whole genome shotgun sequence contains:
- the LOC138321566 gene encoding TNF receptor-associated factor 2-like yields the protein MFPDNGVRREMANKEVKCINPGCSWTDAFKNYDRHAAECEYRPIICQECNAKVEKIHMEKHLRESCMGRKINCKTCNQEIALKDEQQHNKVCPKALVKCEACGKKKILREKLAYHQEKECANQKINCPVGCDPVERGAFVGHLERKAGLHIQWMLQQIEALGHEVNTRIQALTPVEEINRYGQMITVIQAKLQEQDNQIRALMDRNADQPRGNNQQEIIALNKQTKALDLKTGTFEGIVTTLHREIERCITALDTLERHRTGEQETNEELKRKIQQMERANSLKDVTITELDSRIRSLEIVSYEGTLVWKIAEWSKHRREAMAGRVTSLYSPHFYTGRTGYRLCARLYPNGDGIGKKTHVSVFFVVARGNYDALLSWPFIQRVTFMLLDQNNRDHVVDSFRPDPASSSFQRPTTEMNIASGCPLFMPLKKLEEVGTSYVKDDTLFLKIVVDAERPAGGGAV